One window from the genome of Hoplias malabaricus isolate fHopMal1 chromosome X2, fHopMal1.hap1, whole genome shotgun sequence encodes:
- the LOC136676650 gene encoding DNA polymerase epsilon catalytic subunit A-like: MVLQNSGRYRADRDGDQENQQDEGPSLSAVKRLERSQFADGMDARFDFERMKEPGEKTGWLINMHPTEILDDDKRMISAVDYYFIQEDGNRFKVALPYKPYFYIATRKNCDREVISFLSKKFQGKVAKIELVPKEDLDLPNHLVGLKRSYIKLSFNTVDDLVKVKREISPAVRKNREREKSNDAYTNMLSSVLVGGSVVTADEDGTSKKISDQLDNIVDMREYDVPYHVRLSIDLKIHVAHWYNVRYRGNAYPPEIVRRDDLVERPDPVVLAFDIETTKLPLKFPDAETDQIMMISYMIDGQGFLITNREIVSEDIEDFEFTPKPEYEGPFTVFNEPDEAALIQRWFEHIHETKPNIFVTYNGDFFDWPFVEARAAQHGLNMHQEIGFQKDNQGEYKASQAIHMDCLRWVKRDSYLPVGSHNLKAAAKAKLSYDPVELDPEEMCRMATEEPQTLATYSVSDAVATYYLYMKYVHPFIFALCTIIPMEPDEVLRKGSGTLCEALLMVQAFHANIVFPNKQEQVFNKLTDDGHVLDSETYVGGHVEALESGVFRSDIPCRFKMNPAAFDFLLQRVERTLRHAIEEEEKISLEQVTNFNEVCDEIKRKLISLKEVPNRIECPLIYHLDVGAMYPNIILTNRLQPSAMVDEATCAACDFNKPGANCQRRMAWQWRGEIMPASRSEFHRIQQQLESEKFPPLFPNGKPRAFHELNREEQARHEKKRLGDYCRKAYKKVHLTRLEERVTTICQRENSFYVDTVRAFRDRRYEFKGLHKVWKKKLSAAQESGDAAEVKRCKNMEILYESLQLAHKCILNSFYGYVMRKGARWYSMEMAGIVCHTGANIITQARELIEQIGRPLELDTDGIWCVLPNTFPENFVIKSTHEKKPKVTISYPGAMLNIMVKEGFTNHQYQELVDPATLTYETRAENSIFFEVDGPYLAMILPASKEEGKKLKKRYAVFNEDGSLAELKGFEVKRRGELQLIKIFQSSVFEAFLKGTTLEEVYASVAKVADYWLDVLYSKAANMPDAELFELISENRSMSRRLEDYGEQKSTSISTAKRLAEFLGDQMVKDAGLSCRYVISRKPEGSPVTERAIPLAIFQAEASVKKHFLRKWLKMPSLHDMDIRSILDWGYYIERLGSAIQKIITIPAALQQVKNPVPRVRHPDWLHKKLLEKNDIYKQKKISELFTSEGKRQVTQQKQDEAPDIEDFGVSQRPLQPAILISTKRKRASQGEDSQKESQELELTQSWREILGPPPPRGTTQEERLVWLRYHKKKWELQIRQRKERRKRRRLIDGEALPTGGGVIRDGPTTGLGNFLRRTARSILDMPWQIIQIAETNHPGLYKLWAVIGNDLHCMKLNIPRVFYVNQRVPKQEEGATYKKVNRILPRSNIVHYLYQYSVPEDMYQEHINEINADLSAPDIEGVYETQVPLLFRALVQLGCVSMVNKHVVRELAGREADTFDLEHLEMRSLAQFSYLEPGSVRHMYLYHHSQGQKALFGLFIPSQRKAHIFVLDTVRSNQMPNLSTMYGAERTALLEKTSEDLLPPEKHQFEVRAENDIKAIYRALQRILLSYKEERRGPTLIAVQSNWDLRRLSGGMGILEEFPVVPVHVTDEISYNVLDWQRHGARRMIKHYLNLDSCLSQAFDMARYYHLPVGNLPEDISIFGSDLFLARHLRKHNHLLWLSPTTRPDLGGKEADDSRLVMESDERGSVEINTQGCYSTACVELDIQSLAVNTILQSQHVNDMEGGASLGVSFDVIQHASLEEMMSGNQGANAVASYDETALCSNTFRILKSMVVGWVREITQYHNVYADNQVMHFYRWLRSPSSLLYDPALHRTLLNMMKKLFLQLVAEFKRLGSSVVYGNFNRIILSTKKRRVDDAIAYVEYITNSIHSREIFHSLSITFSRCWEFLLWMDPANYGGVKGKLPSSVLYGENGLEKKRKEKNEDGEGSEDEEDEGADEQEDEEENGEEVEDLIESNWNIMQYLPQTASCQKYFLMIVSAYIAAVYHSMKEELRRNAPGATPIKRRGGSQMTQQPAGDISALPGMITFSQEYVSSELTQNIFTITQKIQKKVSGTRNVALPSEMFPMLPGSHLPLNNPALEFIKYVCQVLSLDTNIANQVNKLKRDLLRLIDVGEFSDDAQFRDPCNSYILPEVICHQCNFCRDLDLCKDPSVAQDGSVLPQWFCSNCQAQYDTDLIEMALVEALQKKLMSYTLQDLECTKCQGVKEANMPLYCSCAGDFKLTFTTKNFTEQVTVFRNIAAHYNMNFLLETIDWILAMNT; the protein is encoded by the exons ATGGTTTTACAGAACAGTGGCCGATACAGAGCAGACCGGGACGGAGATCAGGAAAACCAGCA GGATGAAGGACCTTCATTGTCTGCTGTCAAGCGGCTGGAACGTAGTCAGTTTGCTGATGGGATGGATGCACgatttgactttgaaagaatgaAGGAGCCTGGTGAAAAAACTGGTTGGCTGATCAACATGCATCCA ACAGAGATTCTAGATGATGACAAGAGGATGATTAGCGCTGtggattattattttattcaagaGGATGGCAACAGGTTTAAG GTTGCACTGCCCTATAAGCCATATTTCTACATTGCTACACGAAAG AACTGTGACAGAGAAGTGATCTCCTTCCTGTCAAAGAAGTTCCAAGGAAAGGTGGCAAAGATAGAGCTTGTCCCCAAGGAAGATTTAGACTTG CCTAACCACCTGGTGGGTCTGAAGAGGAGCTATATCAAACTGTCCTTTAACACGGTGGACGACCTTGTCAAAGTAAAAAGAGAGATTTCACCCGCAGTTAGAAAAAACAGGGAGCGAGAAAAATCTAATGATGCCTACACGAATATGCTGTCCAG TGTCCTTGTAGGTGGGAGTGTGGTGACAGCCGACGAAGATGGCACATCAAAGAAAATATCTGATCAGTTGGACAACATTGTGGATATGAGGGAGTATGATGTACCCTACCATGTTAGGCTCTCTATTGATCTTAAGATCCATGTG GCTCACTGGTATAATGTGAGGTACAGAGGCAATGCTTACCCTCCTGAAATTGTGCGAAGGGATGATCTTGTAGAAAGACCA gATCCTGTTGTGTTGGCATTTGATATTGAGACAACAAAGCTCCCCTTAAAGTTCCCTGATGCAGAAACAGACCAAATAATGATGATTTCATATATGATTGATGGGCAG GGTTTTCTGATCACAAACAGGGAAATTGTGTCAGAGGACATTGAAGATTTTGAGTTTACACCTAAGCCAGAGTATGAGGGGCCCTTCACTGTGTTCAATGAACCTGACGAG GCTGCTCTCATTCAGAGATGGTTTGAGCACATTCATGAAACCAAACCCAACATCTTTGTGACATACAATGGTGACTTTTTTGACTG GCCTTTTGTAGAAGCACGTGCAGCCCAACATGGTCTAAACATGCATCAGGAGATCGGCTTTCAGAAGGACAATCAAGGCGAATACAAAGCCAGCCAGGCCATTCATATGGACTGTCTTAG GTGGGTAAAAAGAGACAGTTACCTGCCTGTAGGTAGCCATAACCTGAAGGCAGCAGCAAAGGCCAAACTTAGTTATGACCCTGTGGAACTTGATCCAGAGGAGATGTGCCGTATGGCTACTGAAGAGCCACAG ACTTTGGCCACCTACTCAGTTTCAGATGCTGTGGCCACTTACTACCTTTACATGAAATATGTTCATCCCTTCATATTTGCCTTGTGCACCATCATCCCCATGGAGCCTGATGAG gTTTTACGGAAAGGTTCAGGAACGCTATGTGAGGCATTGTTGATGGTGCAGGCTTTCCATGCAAACATAGTTTTTCCTAATAAGCAGGAGCAAGTGTTCAATAAACTCACAGATGATGGCCATGTTCTGGACTCTGAGACTTATGTGGGTGGCCATGTGGAGGCTCTGGAATCTGGAGTCTTTCGTAGCGACATCCCTTGCCGTTTCAAAATG AATCCTGCAGCATTTGATTTCCTGCTTCAGAGAGTGGAGAGAACTCTTCGCCATGCAATtgaggaagaagagaaaattTCACTGGAGCAAGTCACTAATTTTAACGAG GTTTGTGATGAGATCAAGAGGAAGCTGATCTCTCTGAAAGAAGTGCCAAACAGAATTGAGTGTCCTCTCATTTACCATTTGGATGTTGGGGCCATGTATCCCAACATCATTCTTACTAACAGACTACAA CCATCTGCCATGGTAGATGAAGCTACCTGTGCTGCCTGTGATTTTAATAAGCCTGGAGCCAACTGCCAACGGAGGATGGCCTGGCAGTGGAGAGGAGAGATCA tgCCAGCCAGTCGCAGTGAGTTCCACCGTATCCAGCAGCAATTGGAGTCTGAGAAATTCCCTCCTTTGTTCCCTAACGGAAAACCCCGTGCCTTCCATGAGCTCAACAGAGAGGAGCAAGCTCGCCATGAGAAGAAACGTCTAGGAG aCTACTGTAGGAAAGCCTATAAGAAGGTGCACTTAACCAGGCTGGAAGAGAGGGTTACCACAATCTGTCAGCGAGAGAACTCTTTCTATGTTGACACTGTCAGAGCCTTCCGTGATCGCCGTTATGAGTTCAAAGGACTGCATAAG GTATGGAAGAAAAAGTTGTCTGCAGCACAGGAGAGTGGAGATGCGGCTGAAGTGAAGCGCTGTAAGAACATGGAAATCCTTTATGAGTCTCTACAGCTCGCACACAAGTGCATCCTCAACTCTTTCTATGGTTACGTCATGAGGAAAGG AGCACGATGGTATTCCATGGAGATGGCTGGTATTGTGTGTCATACAGGAGCCAACATAATCACTCAGGCTAGAGAATTGATTGAACAAATCGG GAGGCCTTTGGAGCTGGACACTGATGGTATCTGGTGTGTCCTCCCTAACACCTTCCCAGAGAACTTCGTCATTAAGTCCACCCATGAGAAGAAACCCAAAGTGACTATTAGTTACCCTGGAGCTATGCTTAATATCATGGTCAAG GAGGGTTTCACCAATCATCAGTACCAAGAGCTGGTTGATCCAGCTACCCTAACGTATGAGACAAGGGCAGAGAATAGCATCTTTTTTGAGGTGGATGGACCATACTTGGCTATGATCCTACCTGCCTCCAAAGAAGAGGGCAAAAAGTTAAAGAAGAG ATATGCTGTGTTTAATGAAGATGGTTCTCTGGCTGAGCTGAAAGGCTTCGAGgtgaagaggagaggagagctGCAGCTCATTAAAATCTTTCAGTCTTCTGTGTTTGAGGCATTTCTCAAAGGCACCACTCTGGAGGAGGTCTACGCTTCGGTTGCTAAAGTAGCAGACTATTGGCTGGATGTGCTCTACAGCAAG GCAGCTAACATGCCTGATGCCGAGCTCTTTGAGTTGATCTCTGAGAACCGTTCCATGTCCCGAAGGCTGGAGGACTATGGTGAACAGAAGTCCACGTCTATCAGCACAGCCAAGCGTCTGGCCGAGTTTCTTGGTGACCAGATGGTAAAGGATGCAGGCTTAAGTTGTCGATATGTAATCTCCCGTAAACCAGAGGGCTCCCCTGTAACAGAAAG GGCCATTCCTCTGGCTATATTCCAAGCAGAAGCTAGTGTGAAGAAGCACTTCTTAAGGAAATGGCTCAAGATGCCCAGCCTTCATGATATGGATATTAGATCT ATCCTGGACTGGGGTTACTACATTGAGAGGCTTGGTAGTGCTATACAGAAGATCATCACTATTCCAGCAGCATTACAGCAG gTGAAAAATCCTGTTCCCAGAGTGCGGCACCCAGACTGGCTTCATAAAAAGCTTTTGGAAAAAAATGATATCTACAAACAGAAGAAAATCAGTGAGCTGTTCACTAGTGAGGGAAAAAGACAG GTGACCCAGCAAAAGCAGGATGAGGCCCCCGATATAGAGGATTTTGGGGTTTCACAGCGCCCACTGCAGCCTGCAATTCTCATCAGCACCAAGCGGAAGAGAGCATCCCAGGGTGAGGACAGTCAGAAGGAGTCTCAGGAGCTAGAGCTCACTCAGTCCTGGAGAGAGATTCTGGGACCACCACCACCTAGGGGCACGACACAG GAGGAGCGACTGGTGTGGCTACGCTATCATAAGAAAAAGTGGGAGCTACAGATCCGTCAGCGAAAGGAGCGCAGGAAGAGACGCCGCTTAATTGATGGAGAAGCTCTGCCAACTGGAGGCGGTGTAATCCGGGACGGACCGACCACAGGGCTGGGGAACTTCCTACGGAGAACAGCTAGGAGCATTTTAGATATGCCCTGGCAAATTATTCAG ATTGCAGAGACGAATCACCCAGGTCTATACAAGCTTTGGGCAGTAATTGGCAATGACCTTCACTGCATGAAGCTCAATATTCCACGAGTGTTCTATGTCAATCAAAGAGTGCCAAAGCAAGAAGAAGGAGCCACATACAAAAAG GTGAATCGGATTTTGCCACGCTCCAACATTGTGCATTACTTGTACCAATACTCCGTGCCTGAGGACATGTATCAGGAACACATCAATGAGATAAATGCAGACCTCTCTGCCCCAGACATTGAGGGTGTCTATGAAACACAG GTGCCGCTACTCTTCCGGGCACTGGTACAGCTCGGCTGTGTGAGTATGGTCAATAAACATGTTGTAAGAGAACTGGCTGGCCGTGAGGCAGACACCTTCGACTTGGAGCACCTGGAGATGAGATCCCTTGCTCAATTCAGCTATCTGGAGCCAG GAAGTGTAAGGCACATGTACTTGTACCATCACAGCCAGGGCCAGAAAGCTCTGTTTGGCCTCTTCATTCCCTCTCAGCGAAAAGCCCACATCTTCGTCCTTGACACG GTTCGGAGTAACCAGATGCCGAACTTGAGCACCATGTATGGAGCAGAGCGTACTGCACTGCTGGAAAAGACCTCTGAAGATCTGCTACCGCCAGAGAAACATCAGTTTGAAGTGCGTGCTGAGAATGATATTAAGGCAATCTACCGTGCCCTGCAGCGCATTCTACTCAGCTATAAG GAGGAGCGGCGTGGTCCGACTCTGATTGCTGTTCAGTCTAACTGGGACTTGCGGCGGCTCTCGGGAGGCATGGGCATTCTGGAGGAGTTCCCGGTGGTTCCGGTGCATGTTACAGATGAGATCAGCTATAATGTGCTGGACTGGCAGCGTCATGGTGCCAGACGCATGATCAAGCACTACCTAAATCTGGACAGCTGTCTCTCCCAGGCTTTTGACATGGCCAG GTATTACCATCTTCCTGTGGGGAACCTGCCTGAGGACATCTCCATCTTCGGCTCCGATCTGTTTTTGGCTCGTCATTTGCGCAAACACAACCACCTACTGTGGCTTTCTCCCACAACGAGACCTGATCTCGGGGGCAAAGAGGCTGATGACAGTCGCTTGGTGATGGAGAGTGATGAGCGAGGTTCTGTGGAGATCAATACACAAGGCTGCTACTCAACAG CTTGCGTGGAGTTAGACATTCAGAGTTTGGCCGTAAACACCATACTCCAGTCTCAGCATGTGAATGACATGGAGGGTGGGGCCAGTCTGGGGGTGAGCTTTGATGTCATCCAGCATGCATCATTGGAGGAAATGATGTCTGGGAACCAGGGGGCCAATGCTGTGGCCAGCTATGATGAAACTGCTCTCTGCTCCAACacattcag GATCCTGAAGAGTATGGTGGTTGGCTGGGTGCGAGAGATCACACAGTACCATAACGTTTATGCTGATAACCAGGTGATGCACTTTTACCGCTGGTTGCGTTCCCCCAGCTCCCTGCTGTATGACCCAGCACTGCACCGCACACTTCTCAATATGATGAAGAAGCTCTTTTTGCA actGGTTGCTGAGTTTAAACGGCTTGGGTCCTCTGTAGTCTATGGGAACTTTAACCGTATCATCCTCAGTACCAAGAAACGGCGTGTTGACGATGCCATTGCATATGTGGAATACATTACCAACAG TATCCATTCAAGGGAAATCTTTCACTCTCTGTCCATCACGTTCTCCCGATGCTGGGAGTTTTTGCTATGGATGGATCCTGCCAACTATGGAGGAGTCAAGGGAAAACTGCCTTCAAGTGTCCTCTATGGAGAG AATGGTTTggaaaagaagaggaaagagaaaaatgaagaCGGTGAGGGcagtgaggatgaggaggatgaaGGGGCTGATGAACAAGAAGATGAAGAGGAAAATGGAGAAGAAGTTGAGGACTTGATTGAGAGCAACTGGAACATCATGCAATATCTGCCACAGACAGCTTCATGTCAGAAGTACTTCCTCATGATAGTCTCAG CATATATTGCTGCTGTGTATCACAGCATGAAGGAAGAGCTTAGACGAAATGCTCCTGGAGCAACACCTATAAAGAGGCGGGGTGGGAGCCAAATGACCCAACAGCCGGCTGGTGATATCAGTGCACTTCCAG GCATGATCACTTTCTCGCAAGAGTATGTGTCTAGTGAGCTCACTCAGAACATCTTCACCATCACACAGAAGATCCAGAAGAAGGTTTCTGGAACCCGCAATGTGGCTCTGCCATCTGAAATGTTTCCCATGCTGCCTGGCTCACATCTCCCCCTCAATAATCCTGCCCTGGAGTTTATCAAATACGTCTGCCAG GTCCTCTCCCTGGACACTAATATAGCGAACCAGGTGAATAAGTTAAAGCGGGATCTCCTGCGATTGATAGATGTTGGAGAGTTCTCTGACGATGCTCAATTCCGTGATCCCTGCAACTCTTACATTCTGCCAGAGGTTATCTGCCACCAGTGTAACTTCTGCCGTGATCTTGATCTTTGCAAAGACCCTTCTGTAGCCCAG GATGGCTCGGTTCTACCTCAGTGGTTCTGCTCAAACTGCCAGGCCCAGTATGACACAGATTTGATAGAAATGGCACTAGTGGAAGCTCTGCAGAAGAAACTCATGAGTTACACACTGCAGGACCTG GAGTGCACCAAGTGCCAAGGGGTAAAAGAAGCTAACATGCCCCTGTACTGCAGCTGTGCAGGAGACTTCAAACTCACCTTTACAACAAAG AATTTCACAGAACAAGTCACAGTGTTCCGGAACATTGCAGCTCACTACAACATGAACTTCCTGCTGGAGACCATCGACTGGATCCTGGCAATGAATACCTAA
- the LOC136677115 gene encoding P2X purinoceptor 2-like has protein sequence MGFMDFFRDFFLGFWDYETPKIMVVKNRTLGVIYRTVQFLVITYFIWYVFISQKAYQDIETRPESSVYTEMRGVGVLGDSIRDTTEYVRPSEGGDVISTILSREVTHNQRQGKCAEHYNVPNANCTTDADCIKGEMDFDGHGQRTGHCVPYYNYTFKTCEIKTWCPIEDFAAVREPPLVEAVNFTVFIKNAIHFPKFKVLRVNIKPRKPKKLLKCYYHPKDNPYCPVFRLGYIAEQAREKFSELCRTGGVIGVFINWKCDFDVDPSACIPSYSFRRLDLKKNLPNSGYHYRFAKYYLKDGEEYRTLIKAYGIRLDIIVHGQAGKFSLIPTIINTVTAMTSVGICSIICDWIMLTFIDKNEVYSERKFDDASKESNPPTVTEITLTSFGSIHSDLSDGVPL, from the exons ATGGGATTTATGGATTTCTTCAGGGATTTTTTCCTGGGTTTCTGGGATTATGAAACACCAAAGATTATGGTGGTGAAGAACAGGACACTGGGTGTCATTTACAGAACTGTACAATTTCTGGTAATCACGTATTTCATTTG GTATGTGTTTATCAGCCAGAAGGCTTATCAGGACATTGAGACACGGCCAGAGAGTTCAGTCTACACTGAGATGAGAGGAGTAGGCGTGCTGGGAGACAGCATACGAGACACTACAGAGTACGTCAGAccatctgag GGTGGTGATGTCATCAGCACAATATTGAGCAGAGAGGTGACACACAATCAAAGACAGGGAAAATGTGCTGAG CATTACAATGTCCCCAATGCAAACTGCACAACAGATGCTGACTGCATTAAGGGTGAAATGGACTTTGATGGTCATG GTCAGAGAACTGGACACTGTGTGCCTTACTACAACTACACCTTCAAAACATGTGAGATCAAAACCTGGTGCCCCATTGAGGATTTTGCAGCAGTGAG AGAACCACCACTAGTGGAAGCCGTCAATTTCACAGTCTTCATAAAGAATGCCATTCACTTCCCAAAGTTTAAAGTGCTCAG GGTGAACATCAAACCAAGGAAACCAAAGAAGCTACTTAAGTGTTATTATCACCCAAAGGACAACCCATACTGCCCTGTGTTCAGGCTGGGTTATATCGCTGAGCAGGCCCGTGAGAAGTTCAGTGAATTGTGCCGAACT GGTGGGGTGATTGGAGTGTTCATCAACTGGAAATGTGACTTTGATGTTGACCCATCAGCATGCATTCCCAGCTATTCCTTCAGGAGGCTGGACCTCAAGAAAAACCTGCCCAACTCTGGTTATCATTACAG GTTTGCCAAGTACTACCTCAAGGATGGTGAGGAGTATAGAACACTCATAAAGGCCTACGGCATTCGTCTTGATATTATTGTGCATGGACag GCAGGCAAATTTAGTCTTATTCCAACAATAATCAATACAGTCACAGCAATGACATCAGTGGGGATA tgctctATCATCTGTGACTGGATAATGCTGACGTTTATTGACAAGAATGAAGTCTACAGTGAGAGGAAGTTTGATGAT GCATCTAAGGAGTCCAATCCACCAACAGTAACAGAGATCACGCTCACAAGCTTTGGTTCCATCCACTCTGACCTGTCAGATGGAGTTCCACTCTAA